cttgatttatgagattttagatatttggactggaaacaagacaaacaatGTGCTATTTTCTTACATTTCAagtcaaatatcaaaaaaatcttaaattaagcagcattttctagacacaCATAAAATATTCTcaagttttcagaaataatgagtcaaaattgagtgagtttttcattaaaacatgcaaaattaTCTGCCAAAGGGGCTAACAAAGTAATCTACTTTCCACTTTTGATATAACATTGCTTCCCTTACCCCGCTGGCagattatttaacatgttttaatgaaaaactcactcaatttagactcattatttctgaaaacaacacaatattttatgcttgtccagaaaattcttcttgattttagagtttttagatatctggactagaaacgagTGAAAATCTCCAGGTAAGAGGAGCGTACAGTGTTGCAGAATGAGCGGATCAGTAGATGAAGTCTCCGGAAAGCTCCTCAAACTTGAAGCGTTTGGAGACGTCCTTCTGCTCCGGGGTCTGCCGGCACTGCCCCAGAGTATAGGCCGCCATCACGatcagctcctcctcctcctcttcatcagggCTGGACGTCCCGGGACTAACGCTGCTCTCAATCAGGTCCTGCTGTTCAGTCTGCAGCCACTGGTGTTTCAGGCAGTCTTCAGCGGTTGCACGATTCCTGAGGAAACACACTCAGCATTATTAACATCTGTAGAATTACAGCTATAATTTCTGTTGTctattaaaggggagctattatgcaaatatcacctttataaggagtttaaaacatattatataaccagcttctaatggtaaaacgtaattaattgtattattataatcagacttgatgcagaaacactttgattgacattctccctttgtacgtgtcatcagagggggaaagccccgcccactagtgcccatcatctctccatctcattagcataaacagcagccctgagtgagaagcagccgtctgtccattagccattagagtgtttgagctgctgaagataatgtcagcatagactaagaggattctagatgtggagttttagatgaacagagacaggagcgacatagactgacccATACTCACCCAACATTCCTGACCCCCTAAGAAAGAAGGAAATAACTCACAACATTGGAGTGTGAGGGGATGGACGTCATTCTTCTGGGATTGGGATGGGAtttcctcatatatatatatatcatttatctATTATAAGTGAGGTTGGTAATCTGCTCTTACTCAGGCTCTTTGATTAGCAGTGATTTAATGAAGCGAACGGCCGATCCGTCCAGATGCTCCAGCTCCTCCTCGCTGTAGCTGATGTTGATTTGAGAAATGTTCAGGAACGTCTCCTGTTTATCGTCCCCCAGAAATGGAGAGATGCCCGTCAGCATCACGTACACCAACACACCGATGCTCCTGCGCACAGAAACATGCACACTTACACAACAACACTAGCTGTGTTTCAATCCACTGATTTTCATGCACgttttggaatatcacataacAAATGCTTCATGGAAATGCCGAGATCCGTATGCATTTTGATAATGTGCATGAAAAATGAGCACAACTTTTTATGCAATAAGAAAAAATGCACAGAAACTACAATGTAAAGAGATTTAGTCAATAAAGTCTGCATGCTGTGCTTTAGTTTTTGCCAAATCAGGTATAAgtcaggcatgtgatcagccgaggaccaaaaaaataaataaataataaaataataataataatatatatataacattttgtgtgtgtgttttaaataataataataattaaaaataataataatcataatattgtttatataaatacttgttattggccacacaatttctgttattttttagttttatcagtttaaatgttcAGCAGTTTAATCGTGACctaagtaatatttaataggttTATACTTTGTACCTCAATATCGGGACAGATCCACACACCGCcgctagatggcgccactaactcggttagttctcttgtgtctttcccagcctgatctcacgagaaaacgtaagtattttacgttttgacagtttagtggctaattcgtacaaattcgtacgagttcagtcgtacgaaattgtacgattttaaaaaggaggcgtggcacctaaccccacccctaaacccaaccgtcattggaggatgagcaaatcgtacgatattgtacgaattagatcgtaagaattcatacaaattagccactaaatcaaaaagttacgaattgctgtgagattgtgttggtctttCCCTGTAATTTAGTTGACTCTTTATTCCATcgtgataaataaactactagtcagtcaacaattcAAACTCAAAAATATGAAGTCCAGTTGAATGGAGTAGTGTAATATACTTCAACATTCCACcctgaaaaaaataatcatacatCGCTAATAAGATTATCactttcccttcggcttagtccttgtTTTTAATAGCCAAGTTTTAATTAAtcgttaaatatatttatataaatttgtaGTACCATCTAAACTTTTAGATATTAAATTTCAGATGCAgctgtttttataatatatacagaGAGCACGTGGACGTGACATGCAAATGTGAGCACAGGACGCACACATTCAAGTAGCCTATGTAGGTGTACAATTACATCTCTAAAAGACGTCTGGAATGAAGCAAGTCGTCTGCATTGATGATAatggagacccccccccccccccccgccctccTTAAAAAACACTGAACGTCAGATTTAGGCAAATTACAGAGGTCACCCTATTGAGCTCGCATAATGCAGATATCACATCCCTGATAAATGTGTGTTTGAGGGACTTTGCTGCTTTCCGTTGTTGCAGATCTGAAATGTTCTGCTGATTGTGTcttcacagtgcttcagtattagtattccctccagaactgtcttgagcatctgtctgcactcctgtctcacgcctccaaaagccaccgctttcattgcatttcatcttctgaggtgcaactCACTTATTAGAgaagaacaaacaccacagtggagaatcccaacagATCAAACTACACGTCTCTGATCAATATCTGCTCTAGTTTagcaggaagtgatgattttctactcttttgtttctcattggacagaaacgctgctttatttgctaaTGCGTTATGCAATATTACAGTTGTATGCATAAATCTAACTGGCATCATTGGATAGAAATAGCTAATGACTACAGTCCATAAACACACTCTATCAGAGTCCAGTACAGTCTTCAGGGCTCAAATGTTCCTGCATAATATATCCTGAAGTCAAACATCTTTCAGTAGTGAATAAAGGGTTTGTCTGAAGGAGATCACAGAAGATGCAGCTGATCAGAGAACAGCAGAAATATACTGTGTGATAAAGACCTGTGTCTGTGAGACTcatgggaaaataataataatacactcacCACATGTCAGTCGCTGTGCTTATGGGCTCATAATTCAGGACTTCTGGTGCTGTAATGATAAAACAAACCAATTACAGAAAGCCAGTCCAGTGTGTTTGAGTGCTATTGTACTGTATACAGCAGAGGGTTGGTTTTGTTCCATTAATAAAATAAGGCCTAGAAATGAATGCAGAAAGTgctgaaacaataattattgagAAAAACACCATACAAATAAACTGTATTGATGAAtgatgtgtgcatatgtttaAATAGCCAAAACAATCACTCCACACAAGGAAAAACTTCAGCCTAAAATCAAAATTCTGTCTTATAAAGCTTAAGTATTGGTCAAAAATGAAGAATATTGCTTATTATtctcaatataataataatattcatgaaATATGAAATCACTTTCCCTCAAAAATATGATTTATCTATtagaagtacactgtaaaaatatttaataacaaaaagtGAACATATTTTactgttgctttaacttattttaatgagttaatCTGATTAAACCATTGTTTTAAGTCAGGGGTGTCTTAACttggtcctagagggccggtgtcctgcagatttgagctccaacttgcctcaacacacctgcacagatgtttctaaAAAGCCCAGTGAGAGCTtcattagctagcccaggtgggTCTGATTGGGGCTGGAACTGATTGgggcaggacaccggccctctaggactgagTTGAACTTAATATTCTTAGTTTGATTGacgtaagttgagatgactataaaagttcatttgattcaactaataaatttaaggcagcaaactgtttttacagtgtatatattttaaatatatattatatttatgtgaTTGAAACGTGTCTTTATTACATAACAAATCTCAAATTTAATctctgtacctgaatacagtttgactccACAGATAACAATAAAGcgctgtttatttgactttttcactgctctattgtaattatctttgcttgcaatttttattattttttatacatgattacaaaatcatcagaatcaatctgaatgaatgatttctttccaaatggagctattcaagccatctgatGACACTGTTAATATCGCAACATATAACTGCAGGAAAACTATATGTCAGATTTTCAGCCGTAGATATGAAGTGTGTGTCTGCTGCTCACCAACATACTCCGGCGTCCCCATGATCTCTCGCACCTCATGACCGCTGCTCACCAGCCGGGACAACCCGAAATCCACTATCTTAATATCCCCGAGAGGAGACTCACTGGTCAAGAGGATATTCTGAGGCTGAAGcagaaaaaaccaaacaaacactcTCAGGAAAACTGCTAAACACTTCAGCTCTGAGAAATCATAATGCATAACCAAACATGttcaaataatcaaacaaataattaTGAAACAACaacactatttatatatatattaggggtgcagCAATACAGAATTCTCATGGTTTAAGGTCACggtttagatttattattatactattcgatatactattttatatatgtgtatatatatatgtatatatatatatatgtatatatatatatatatatatatatatatatatatatatatatatatatataaaatatagtaaaataatctGCTTTCCAGGTTTGTCGTGTATCTCGTCAACGGCACATTTAGAaatttgttttctgagaaaaatggtgatgtgttcaataattattttccccactgtatgtatatattgtatagtACACTATACGCTGTATAACTCCATAACTCCACGCAATtcattaatgttgtcccaacgcaaaaaaattaagttaaagtaacaaattTAAGAGGatccaacataaaacaattaatttgaccAAAAAAACCCACAAtatttgtttcagctcattttaataaatagtttgaacaaatagcaaaaATTCTTAAGTGTAAAAACgttttttaagtgtgtgtttaaTTTCTGCCCACCCTAAACACACTCCTTTACT
This window of the Danio aesculapii chromosome 24, fDanAes4.1, whole genome shotgun sequence genome carries:
- the stk17a gene encoding serine/threonine-protein kinase 17A; its protein translation is MIPECPRATESRSRIRCESGHNRSGLLREIRTAIRSEPFTELYDVIPGKELGRGKFAVVRKCVEKSSGKEFAAKYMRKRRKGQDCRTEIIHEIAVLELAAACPRVVNLHEVYEMPSEMVLVLEYAAGGEIFNQCVADRDEAFTEQDVKRLMKQILEGVSFLHSNNVVHLDLKPQNILLTSESPLGDIKIVDFGLSRLVSSGHEVREIMGTPEYVAPEVLNYEPISTATDMWSIGVLVYVMLTGISPFLGDDKQETFLNISQINISYSEEELEHLDGSAVRFIKSLLIKEPENRATAEDCLKHQWLQTEQQDLIESSVSPGTSSPDEEEEEELIVMAAYTLGQCRQTPEQKDVSKRFKFEELSGDFIY